In a genomic window of Niallia taxi:
- a CDS encoding DMT family transporter, whose translation MAWIALIAAGICEMFGVTMINKLHKDRNWQSVLLLILGFGLSFVFLAYAMETLPMGTAYAIWTGIGASGGAILGMILYGESKDWRRLIFIAMVLGAAVGLKLVS comes from the coding sequence ATGGCCTGGATCGCTTTAATTGCAGCAGGAATTTGTGAAATGTTTGGTGTAACAATGATAAATAAATTGCATAAAGACCGCAACTGGCAGTCTGTCCTACTACTGATTCTTGGATTTGGATTAAGCTTTGTTTTCCTTGCATACGCAATGGAAACACTTCCTATGGGTACTGCCTACGCCATTTGGACAGGAATTGGTGCTTCAGGTGGAGCAATACTTGGTATGATTCTTTACGGGGAGTCCAAAGACTGGCGAAGACTTATATTTATCGCAATGGTTTTAGGTGCAGCAGTTGGGTTAAAGCTAGTTTCATAG
- a CDS encoding glycoside hydrolase family 1 protein yields the protein MTKLTFPENFLWGGATAANQLEGGYNEGGKGLNLADVLPGGKIRLQVIAQTGFDFEIDKSKYVYPNHDGIDFYHRYKEDIALFAEMGFKSYRMSIAWSRIFPNGDELEPNEEGLAFYDKVFDELAKYGIEPVVTISHYETPLHLIKEYGGWRSRELVTFFERYATVLFKRYKDKVKYWLTFNEINGATHMPILGLGFSPENQETKLQDSFQGLHHQFVASSLAVKAGHEIIPDAQIGCMLIYAPVYAFDSNPENILHALKEEQVFNYLCGDVQVRGAYPTFAKRYFKENNINLKIEDGDLELLKQYPVDFISLSYYMSRTEKKVKTDEEKAQGNLIGGIKNPFLNASEWGWEIDPTGLRISLNNLYDRYQVPLFVVENGLGAYDKVEEDGSINDDYRIDYLREHIKAMGEAIEDGVELMGYTSWGCIDLVSASSGEMSKRYGYIYVDKHDDGSGTFDRSKKKSFYWYKDVIATNGANL from the coding sequence ATGACAAAACTTACTTTTCCTGAAAATTTCTTATGGGGTGGAGCTACTGCTGCCAACCAATTAGAAGGTGGATATAATGAAGGCGGTAAAGGATTAAACCTTGCTGACGTATTGCCAGGAGGCAAAATTCGTTTACAAGTTATTGCACAAACAGGGTTTGATTTCGAAATAGATAAATCTAAATATGTATACCCTAACCATGATGGTATTGATTTTTATCACCGCTACAAGGAAGATATCGCGCTATTTGCTGAAATGGGCTTTAAATCATACCGTATGAGTATTGCTTGGTCTCGCATTTTCCCTAATGGTGACGAGCTTGAGCCGAATGAAGAAGGCCTTGCGTTCTATGACAAAGTATTTGATGAACTTGCTAAATACGGCATTGAGCCAGTTGTAACAATTTCTCACTATGAAACACCACTTCACTTAATCAAAGAATATGGCGGCTGGAGAAGCCGTGAACTAGTTACATTCTTTGAGCGTTATGCTACTGTGTTGTTTAAACGCTATAAAGATAAAGTGAAGTATTGGTTAACATTCAACGAAATTAATGGTGCAACACATATGCCTATTTTAGGTCTAGGATTCTCGCCTGAAAACCAAGAAACAAAACTGCAAGACAGCTTCCAAGGCTTGCATCACCAGTTCGTTGCTAGCAGCTTAGCTGTTAAAGCAGGACATGAAATTATTCCTGATGCGCAAATCGGCTGTATGCTAATTTATGCACCAGTATATGCATTTGACAGCAATCCTGAAAATATCCTGCATGCACTTAAAGAAGAGCAAGTATTTAACTACTTGTGTGGTGACGTTCAAGTAAGAGGAGCATACCCTACTTTTGCTAAACGCTACTTTAAAGAAAACAATATTAACCTGAAAATCGAAGATGGCGACTTGGAATTGTTAAAGCAATATCCAGTTGATTTCATCAGCTTAAGCTACTATATGTCTCGTACAGAGAAAAAGGTAAAAACAGACGAAGAAAAAGCGCAAGGAAACCTTATAGGTGGCATTAAAAACCCATTCTTGAACGCAAGTGAGTGGGGCTGGGAAATTGACCCGACAGGACTTCGCATTTCCTTAAACAACCTGTATGACCGTTACCAAGTACCATTGTTCGTAGTAGAAAATGGTTTAGGTGCATACGATAAAGTGGAAGAAGATGGTTCTATCAATGACGACTATCGCATTGATTACCTGCGTGAGCATATTAAAGCAATGGGCGAAGCAATCGAAGACGGCGTTGAGTTAATGGGCTATACTTCATGGGGCTGCATTGACTTAGTTAGTGCATCATCAGGAGAAATGTCTAAGCGTTATGGCTATATCTACGTTGACAAGCATGATGATGGAAGCGGAACATTCGACCGCAGCAAGAAGAAATCCTTCTACTGGTACAAAGATGTTATCGCTACAAACGGAGCGAATCTATAA
- a CDS encoding DMT family transporter translates to MNSTWIQVFIAAFFEVFWVIGLKHSDSFLTWTGTAICIVISFYVMIMAGKKLPVGTVYAVFVGLGTAGTIFTEILFFGVPFKIEKVLLILLLLAGVIGLKLVTKDKTQKGDVS, encoded by the coding sequence ATGAATTCCACTTGGATTCAAGTTTTTATTGCAGCATTTTTTGAAGTATTTTGGGTTATTGGCTTAAAGCATTCTGATAGTTTTCTAACATGGACAGGAACTGCTATATGTATCGTTATTAGCTTTTACGTCATGATTATGGCAGGAAAAAAACTGCCCGTCGGAACAGTTTATGCTGTTTTTGTAGGATTGGGGACTGCTGGAACAATTTTTACTGAAATTCTATTCTTTGGTGTTCCATTTAAGATAGAAAAAGTTCTTTTGATCCTGCTTTTGTTGGCAGGAGTAATCGGATTGAAATTAGTAACAAAGGATAAAACGCAAAAAGGAGATGTATCTTAA
- the atzF gene encoding allophanate hydrolase, translating into MQTNSLKTLSIHEIQAGYENGTLTPEALIELIIERAEADKEFNIWITPPSWSFIRSYIDNLDLIDREKSPLWGIPFAIKDNIDLAGVPTTAGCPDFAYTPEKSATIVQRLINAGAIPIGKTNLDQFATGLVGTRSPFGETQNALRPELISGGSSSGSAVSVARGQAAFSLGTDTAGSGRVPAALNGLIGFKPSVGAWPVKGVVPACASIDCVTVFSNNLQDTVFVDEVVRGFDKEDPWSKTVKREPSSLPKRLLIPEDLPEFYGPFAKEYEQAWQTALTKMNKLGILIEKIDVSYLLEAASVLYDGPWVAERWSDLGAFIEEHPNSSLTVTETLLRTGAKSAYTASSLFQAMHKLQASKRKAHLQLEDAVLIMPTAGGTWTRAEVRSNPLQTNSQMGLYTNHCNLLDLSAINIPSEPIEDKLPFGITLFSGANDEHLITGLAEKFLNEPPVPAQTNTVTIAVCGLHMQGYPLEVQMKEHDAKFKRKTKTSANYQLIALNTAPAKPGLIREPHNGAEIDLELWEMPVEQLGAFVSLIPSPLSIGTIELKDGTFVKGFLCEQWAVDEGKDITRFGGWHQYSASKPSAHSVL; encoded by the coding sequence GTGCAGACAAATTCCCTAAAGACATTATCCATTCATGAAATTCAGGCAGGATATGAAAACGGCACGTTAACGCCTGAAGCACTTATAGAGCTTATTATCGAACGGGCAGAGGCTGATAAAGAATTCAATATTTGGATTACTCCCCCTTCCTGGAGCTTTATTCGTTCCTATATTGATAATCTCGATTTAATCGACAGAGAAAAGTCACCTTTATGGGGTATTCCTTTTGCCATCAAGGATAATATTGATCTTGCAGGCGTTCCAACAACTGCTGGTTGTCCTGATTTTGCCTATACACCAGAAAAAAGTGCCACTATTGTTCAACGCTTAATTAATGCAGGCGCCATTCCGATTGGAAAAACAAATTTAGACCAGTTCGCCACTGGACTTGTCGGCACGAGAAGTCCTTTCGGCGAAACACAAAACGCATTAAGACCAGAGCTAATCAGTGGTGGTTCAAGCTCTGGTTCTGCAGTATCTGTGGCGCGCGGTCAAGCAGCCTTTTCCCTTGGAACAGATACTGCCGGCTCTGGTCGTGTCCCAGCAGCCTTAAACGGACTTATCGGGTTCAAGCCAAGTGTTGGTGCATGGCCAGTTAAAGGGGTTGTCCCTGCATGTGCAAGCATAGATTGTGTCACTGTTTTTTCTAATAATCTTCAAGACACTGTTTTTGTGGATGAAGTTGTTCGAGGCTTTGATAAAGAAGATCCTTGGTCAAAGACTGTAAAGAGAGAGCCTTCCTCCCTGCCTAAGCGCCTATTAATCCCAGAGGATTTGCCTGAATTTTACGGACCTTTTGCAAAGGAATATGAACAAGCCTGGCAAACAGCTTTAACAAAAATGAACAAACTCGGAATCCTTATCGAAAAGATAGATGTAAGCTACTTGTTAGAAGCAGCATCTGTTTTATATGATGGGCCTTGGGTTGCAGAAAGATGGTCTGATTTAGGAGCGTTTATTGAGGAGCATCCAAACTCAAGCCTGACTGTAACAGAAACCTTGTTACGCACCGGTGCCAAATCAGCATATACTGCCTCCTCTCTGTTTCAAGCAATGCATAAGCTGCAAGCATCAAAACGGAAAGCACATCTCCAGCTCGAAGATGCAGTATTAATAATGCCTACTGCTGGAGGAACATGGACACGAGCTGAGGTTCGCAGTAATCCCCTTCAAACAAACAGTCAAATGGGACTATATACAAATCATTGTAATTTACTAGATTTATCTGCAATTAACATTCCTTCTGAACCTATAGAGGATAAATTGCCATTTGGAATTACTTTATTTTCAGGTGCTAATGATGAACATCTTATTACAGGTCTTGCAGAAAAATTTTTAAATGAGCCTCCTGTGCCGGCGCAAACAAATACGGTCACGATTGCAGTTTGTGGCCTGCACATGCAAGGGTACCCCCTTGAAGTGCAAATGAAGGAGCATGATGCCAAATTTAAAAGAAAGACTAAAACTTCTGCAAACTATCAGCTGATCGCATTAAATACTGCTCCAGCAAAGCCAGGCCTCATTCGTGAACCACATAATGGAGCTGAAATTGATCTCGAATTATGGGAAATGCCTGTTGAACAACTTGGTGCTTTCGTATCACTCATCCCATCACCACTTAGCATTGGTACGATTGAACTTAAAGACGGTACATTTGTTAAAGGATTTTTGTGTGAACAATGGGCTGTAGATGAAGGAAAGGACATTACTCGCTTCGGTGGCTGGCATCAATATTCAGCTAGCAAGCCGTCTGCGCATTCCGTTTTATAA
- a CDS encoding MarR family winged helix-turn-helix transcriptional regulator, whose amino-acid sequence MESEQRYKKLKEFQELYESIFRKTKTKNDFFPKTDFNLSDGHILILTYLYKVKTCTASEITKYLGITSGGGTVLTDTLLKHDLINRYRSSEDRRVVKLSLTAEGEKIVNQIIENRAAVFVELLQDLEETEIDQMLNVFHKLNKKLK is encoded by the coding sequence ATGGAGTCAGAACAACGGTATAAGAAATTAAAAGAGTTTCAAGAGCTATATGAAAGCATCTTTAGAAAAACAAAAACCAAAAACGACTTTTTTCCAAAAACAGATTTTAACTTAAGTGACGGTCATATTTTAATTTTGACATATCTCTATAAAGTGAAAACTTGTACAGCATCTGAAATCACCAAGTATTTAGGAATTACTTCAGGTGGAGGTACAGTTCTTACAGATACGTTATTAAAGCATGATTTAATAAATCGATATCGCTCAAGTGAAGACAGGAGAGTAGTGAAGCTGTCTTTAACAGCTGAAGGGGAGAAAATTGTTAATCAGATTATTGAAAATAGAGCAGCAGTATTTGTTGAGCTTCTGCAGGACTTGGAAGAAACAGAAATTGATCAAATGCTGAATGTTTTTCACAAGTTAAATAAGAAGCTGAAATAA
- a CDS encoding MurR/RpiR family transcriptional regulator, translating into MFNLNELSSSQWRIGNWIVHNEAEVLISTEKDIAAATGVSIASVSRFWKAVGFDNLKAFKQFLKEKREITPAKKLLNTMTDLEYSSLQSHHLNRSIHHLQATLNLFQKEAFEQAVSSICTSNKLYIYAPGPSLGLGELLSYRLRRYGLDVRIVRWLGSEILEELLHINEYCTVMLFSFGRLLKEAEVLLMHAHHKNCKTIVISDQPGLEAPIKYDIFLYADRGEKNEFHSMIAPLFLMENLIVEVGKAIPSLENMEQLDKLRKSFKDFLPR; encoded by the coding sequence GTGTTTAATTTAAATGAGCTGTCTTCAAGTCAATGGCGAATAGGTAACTGGATTGTCCATAATGAAGCAGAGGTCCTTATTTCTACGGAAAAGGATATTGCGGCTGCAACTGGTGTAAGCATTGCTTCTGTATCACGGTTTTGGAAGGCAGTAGGCTTTGATAATTTGAAAGCCTTTAAGCAATTTTTAAAGGAAAAACGAGAAATTACACCAGCAAAAAAGCTGTTGAATACAATGACAGATTTAGAGTATTCTAGCTTGCAAAGTCATCATTTAAACCGAAGTATTCACCACCTGCAGGCCACATTAAACTTATTTCAAAAGGAAGCATTTGAACAAGCCGTTTCCTCCATTTGTACATCAAATAAGCTATATATTTATGCACCAGGTCCTTCCCTTGGACTTGGTGAGCTTTTAAGCTATAGATTGCGGCGATATGGTCTTGATGTGCGGATTGTAAGATGGCTTGGAAGTGAAATATTGGAGGAGCTTTTACACATAAATGAGTATTGCACTGTTATGCTTTTTAGCTTTGGAAGGCTACTTAAGGAAGCAGAGGTGCTTTTAATGCATGCACATCACAAAAACTGTAAAACAATTGTGATAAGTGACCAACCTGGACTCGAAGCCCCTATTAAATATGATATCTTTCTGTATGCTGACAGAGGCGAAAAAAATGAGTTTCATTCGATGATTGCCCCTCTTTTCCTAATGGAAAATCTTATTGTGGAAGTTGGAAAGGCAATTCCTTCATTAGAAAATATGGAACAGCTTGATAAGCTTCGAAAAAGCTTTAAAGACTTTCTTCCTCGCTAA
- a CDS encoding cell division protein FtsQ, producing MKRNYTLTQSQKMMVFILSMSLYGLSNMITELVPSIYLGPVEFSIEYFAFIPLTLCILFHPLYAGIGAALGEVIFGEIMLGQFGGFGELEKFISFSLAMYIAGSLVKDPRNKRHVGIAAMTGVVIHQLISMMVDIGKVWVGVDDFEALPGLAESVVVVEGFSFLNDVLFSGILFALLPTLYLVPRLYGKIEPLLGMKPRTPDNAYAIRGILHPRFLIPVILLAISAFGFEYLSETEWNIFEWEATFSYISESTLTLISLGIAAVVSATIVYVLIKRSKKERNKAA from the coding sequence ATGAAACGAAATTACACGCTTACCCAGTCACAGAAAATGATGGTATTTATTTTATCGATGTCTCTTTACGGCCTTTCTAACATGATTACGGAACTTGTACCTTCTATTTATCTTGGTCCAGTTGAATTCTCCATTGAGTATTTTGCATTTATCCCACTCACACTATGTATTTTGTTTCACCCCCTTTATGCTGGGATTGGAGCTGCATTGGGCGAAGTAATTTTTGGAGAAATTATGCTCGGCCAATTTGGAGGCTTTGGAGAGTTAGAGAAATTTATCTCCTTTTCCCTTGCGATGTACATAGCTGGCAGTCTGGTTAAGGATCCAAGGAACAAGCGTCATGTTGGTATTGCCGCAATGACCGGCGTAGTTATTCATCAACTGATAAGTATGATGGTCGATATAGGAAAGGTTTGGGTAGGTGTTGATGATTTTGAAGCACTTCCTGGACTTGCTGAGAGTGTCGTAGTAGTTGAAGGATTCTCATTCTTGAATGATGTGCTTTTTTCCGGTATCTTATTTGCACTCTTGCCAACACTCTATCTTGTGCCAAGACTTTACGGAAAAATAGAACCATTGCTGGGAATGAAGCCTCGTACTCCTGATAACGCTTATGCTATTCGTGGGATTTTACACCCAAGGTTTTTGATTCCAGTTATTTTATTGGCGATATCAGCATTCGGGTTTGAATATTTATCAGAAACAGAATGGAACATCTTCGAATGGGAAGCAACATTTTCTTATATTTCAGAATCAACGTTAACCTTGATTTCCTTAGGCATTGCAGCGGTAGTTTCTGCCACTATTGTATATGTACTTATTAAGCGTTCTAAAAAGGAAAGGAATAAAGCAGCATGA
- a CDS encoding ABC transporter ATP-binding protein, giving the protein MNTIIDIQNVSFTYPNEEEAILKNVSITVEKGEFLAIIGGNGSGKSTLCKLLNGLIPHYYTGDFEGEACINGLNITSNTVADLSEHVGYVYQDFENQIVQARVMEDAAFAPLHFGYADYMERAREALKIVGLEDYENEFVWQLSGGQKHLLALAGCLALNPKIIVLDEPIAQLDPYHAKSMYDVLKKLHQQYEKTIIVIEHHTEFIAEYCSTVLLVDKGRVVWKRPVREALTAVEDLTARNIYPPQVTQAAFGLNVHQATVPITLEEAGESFAHLVKKEIPITDVPSMKSSEAIAEFKDVRFSYQTVERSYKQILQDINITFSKGEKVALVGNNGAGKSTLLRLLTGFRKPNAGTVSIKGKSTAKQSPEKLADIVTYIYQNPEQMFIEDSVRKDVEFFLKARKQQGYEEIVDHILELFHLSELQHKDSRLMSGGQQRRASLAIGAAMNPAIILLDEPTANLDIATRKHLTQFIDKLAVRTELVLIATHDMQLVSEWATRVVVMNNGQIIYDGDKEGLFSNSLLMRRAGIIPPQIVELSHKLNITPAKYTIDSFIDFFQEESAWIMQKT; this is encoded by the coding sequence ATGAACACAATAATAGACATTCAGAATGTAAGTTTTACTTATCCTAATGAGGAGGAAGCAATCTTAAAGAATGTCAGCATTACTGTTGAAAAGGGAGAGTTCTTAGCTATTATTGGGGGGAATGGGAGCGGCAAGTCAACACTATGTAAGCTTCTGAATGGTTTAATTCCCCATTATTATACTGGTGATTTTGAAGGAGAAGCTTGCATTAATGGACTGAATATAACCTCAAATACTGTAGCAGATCTTTCCGAGCATGTAGGCTATGTTTATCAAGATTTTGAGAATCAAATAGTTCAAGCAAGAGTAATGGAAGATGCAGCATTTGCTCCACTTCACTTTGGTTATGCTGATTATATGGAAAGAGCACGTGAAGCACTTAAAATTGTCGGATTAGAAGATTATGAGAATGAATTTGTGTGGCAGCTAAGTGGGGGGCAGAAGCACTTGCTTGCATTGGCAGGATGTTTGGCATTAAATCCAAAGATTATCGTGCTTGATGAACCGATAGCACAACTAGATCCATACCATGCAAAATCTATGTATGATGTATTAAAGAAACTGCATCAACAATACGAGAAAACAATCATTGTTATTGAGCATCACACAGAATTTATTGCCGAATATTGCTCGACCGTTTTGTTAGTCGATAAAGGAAGGGTCGTATGGAAAAGACCAGTTCGGGAGGCTTTAACTGCTGTTGAAGATTTAACAGCGCGAAATATATATCCGCCGCAAGTAACACAGGCTGCATTTGGGTTAAACGTGCATCAGGCAACTGTTCCGATTACATTGGAAGAAGCTGGGGAAAGTTTTGCGCATCTCGTGAAGAAGGAAATTCCCATAACTGATGTCCCGTCTATGAAAAGCAGCGAAGCAATAGCAGAATTTAAGGATGTCCGTTTTTCTTATCAAACTGTTGAACGATCGTATAAGCAAATTTTACAGGATATAAATATTACTTTTTCCAAAGGAGAAAAGGTGGCGCTTGTTGGAAATAATGGTGCTGGAAAATCGACGTTGCTTCGTTTGCTGACAGGGTTTCGAAAACCTAATGCTGGAACTGTTTCTATTAAAGGGAAGTCAACAGCAAAACAGTCACCAGAAAAACTGGCAGACATTGTTACATATATATACCAAAATCCAGAACAGATGTTTATTGAGGACTCTGTGCGCAAGGATGTAGAGTTTTTCTTGAAGGCACGTAAACAACAAGGATACGAAGAGATAGTAGATCATATTCTGGAGCTTTTCCATCTTTCCGAGCTACAGCATAAAGACAGCAGGCTAATGAGTGGTGGCCAGCAGCGGAGAGCATCTCTTGCCATTGGTGCTGCTATGAATCCAGCAATTATTCTCCTTGATGAACCAACTGCCAATTTAGATATTGCTACTCGGAAGCACCTCACACAATTCATTGATAAGCTGGCAGTTAGAACAGAGTTAGTGTTAATTGCCACACATGATATGCAACTTGTCAGTGAATGGGCTACACGAGTTGTCGTTATGAACAATGGCCAAATTATTTATGATGGTGACAAGGAAGGATTATTCTCTAATTCCTTACTGATGAGAAGGGCGGGAATTATTCCTCCGCAAATTGTGGAGTTATCACATAAGCTCAACATAACACCTGCTAAGTATACGATTGATTCATTTATAGATTTTTTTCAGGAGGAATCTGCATGGATTATGCAAAAAACATGA
- a CDS encoding energy-coupling factor transporter transmembrane component T family protein — translation MDYAKNMIDKLNVEQMKIELMNTAYANDQTFIAKLDPRILFIWYGFFGIAPWFIDEQVVLLGMLLATIITTVMTKVSRLILFILILGILGQGGYMFIATLFFGGNITVLLPLIMLTVKLAVISLASITVFCSMSPEKLSVGLLSIGVPGQVSFSISYGYRMLPLLLEEYNHVFMSYRLRGRAPDKKGFLYWRITYYFIRLAVLSFYPLLLSVAKRARTTVEALETKGSKNAFKNPVVKKLKLQTLKIGRSDYGFLTISIVYIVSLYIVAFQL, via the coding sequence ATGGATTATGCAAAAAACATGATCGACAAGCTGAATGTGGAGCAAATGAAAATCGAGCTGATGAATACGGCATATGCCAATGACCAAACATTCATTGCGAAATTAGACCCGCGTATCTTGTTCATCTGGTATGGTTTTTTTGGAATTGCACCATGGTTTATTGATGAACAAGTTGTATTACTAGGGATGCTCCTTGCGACAATTATCACTACCGTTATGACGAAAGTAAGCAGGTTGATTTTGTTTATTCTTATTCTTGGCATACTTGGTCAAGGCGGCTATATGTTTATTGCTACCTTATTTTTTGGTGGAAATATCACTGTATTACTCCCATTAATTATGCTAACAGTGAAGCTGGCAGTTATTTCTTTAGCAAGTATCACGGTCTTTTGCTCCATGAGTCCTGAAAAGCTAAGTGTTGGGTTATTGAGTATTGGGGTGCCAGGACAAGTTTCATTTTCGATTTCGTATGGCTATAGAATGCTTCCACTGTTGCTTGAGGAGTATAATCATGTATTTATGTCCTATCGGTTAAGAGGAAGAGCGCCTGATAAGAAGGGGTTTCTTTATTGGAGAATTACCTATTACTTCATTAGGCTTGCAGTATTGTCCTTTTATCCGCTGCTTCTTAGTGTAGCAAAACGTGCACGGACAACGGTTGAGGCACTTGAAACAAAGGGAAGCAAAAATGCATTCAAAAATCCAGTTGTTAAAAAGCTGAAGCTCCAAACACTTAAAATTGGCAGAAGTGATTATGGATTTCTAACAATCAGCATAGTTTATATTGTTTCCCTGTATATCGTGGCTTTCCAATTATAA
- a CDS encoding PHP domain-containing protein, whose amino-acid sequence MKIDLHTHVKISKKSEFMPDYFQTMVKEAKAAGLDAIALTEHFNTLRFLDVYDYLDQQYLYKDDYYEVEGLKIFPGMEVDVEGVGHILLISNRDAILHMFKSLQPHLEEDKFIALAALLDIADSYETITIGGHPFRPSTPLTQHEPSVLRRLDALDLNGKDLYSIGVEENKENVYWLAEKLGLPVTAGSDTHQFLQYGAVLNDLEQDCSTITELKAAIKSRQYSVEISPDLHLRVRSATLAKKLMKQLLAKKEVIS is encoded by the coding sequence ATGAAAATTGATTTACACACACATGTAAAAATATCGAAAAAATCGGAATTTATGCCAGATTATTTTCAAACAATGGTGAAAGAAGCAAAAGCAGCGGGCCTTGATGCAATTGCCTTAACAGAGCATTTCAACACACTAAGATTTCTGGATGTTTATGATTATTTAGACCAGCAATACCTTTATAAAGATGATTATTATGAGGTAGAAGGACTGAAGATATTTCCAGGCATGGAGGTAGATGTGGAGGGCGTTGGTCACATTCTGCTGATTAGCAATCGTGATGCAATATTACATATGTTTAAAAGTTTACAGCCTCATTTAGAGGAAGATAAATTTATTGCACTTGCTGCACTACTCGACATTGCTGATTCCTATGAAACTATTACAATTGGGGGACATCCGTTTCGTCCGAGTACACCACTTACCCAGCATGAACCAAGTGTATTAAGAAGGTTAGATGCCCTTGATTTAAATGGAAAAGATCTTTATTCCATTGGGGTCGAAGAAAATAAAGAAAATGTGTATTGGCTAGCAGAAAAATTAGGACTTCCAGTCACAGCAGGAAGCGATACACATCAATTTCTTCAGTATGGTGCCGTTTTAAACGATTTAGAACAAGACTGTTCCACGATAACTGAATTAAAAGCAGCAATCAAAAGCAGGCAATACTCAGTTGAAATTTCTCCAGATTTACATTTGCGCGTGCGCTCTGCAACGCTAGCAAAAAAACTGATGAAGCAGCTCCTTGCTAAAAAGGAAGTTATCAGTTAA
- a CDS encoding DUF2798 domain-containing protein: MKIHIKYKQLVFAFFMSLSMSVFISFILVSINFGYNSHFLPQWLKTWSQAFICAFFGAYFFPKFIHKIMVKIRFVENEIKDSEIG, encoded by the coding sequence ATGAAGATTCATATAAAATATAAACAGCTTGTTTTTGCTTTCTTTATGTCGTTAAGTATGAGTGTATTTATTTCATTTATACTTGTTTCGATTAATTTTGGGTATAACAGTCATTTTCTTCCACAATGGTTAAAAACATGGAGCCAAGCATTTATTTGTGCATTTTTTGGAGCTTATTTTTTCCCGAAATTTATTCATAAAATTATGGTAAAAATTCGATTTGTGGAAAATGAAATAAAAGATTCAGAGATTGGTTGA
- a CDS encoding antibiotic biosynthesis monooxygenase — translation MFVNQASFEGDKANEAKIIAKMKKTFAELQDVSGLLSSECWKKEKNDVVEYSIVTKWTAKQDFIAWLSREEHVNEHKEMNKQRKQGISENPSMKKTITQYEEVEIANL, via the coding sequence ATGTTTGTTAATCAAGCGAGCTTTGAAGGGGATAAAGCGAATGAAGCTAAAATTATCGCAAAGATGAAAAAGACGTTTGCAGAATTACAAGATGTGTCTGGTTTGCTAAGTTCTGAATGCTGGAAAAAAGAAAAAAATGACGTTGTAGAATATTCGATTGTGACAAAATGGACGGCAAAACAAGATTTCATTGCATGGCTTTCAAGAGAAGAACATGTAAATGAGCATAAAGAGATGAATAAACAAAGGAAGCAAGGGATCAGTGAAAACCCAAGTATGAAAAAGACGATTACTCAATATGAAGAAGTAGAGATCGCAAACTTATAA